The Persephonella atlantica region AAGAACCAGAATCATTGTTGCTGTTTCAAAGTAAACAGAAGGCTTATCGGTAAAAACAGAATAAACAGACAGAAAGTAAGCTGAGAAAGAGCCTAAAACTATAAGAGTATCCGTATTGAGATTTATTCTCCCTCCAGAAAATGCATTTCTCAAGATAGGAACGCCAAGCAGGAGCATAACTGGAGTTGCAAGAATAAGAATTACGTATTTTATAAAACCAACAAATGCCTGAGCCTCCGGGTCATCAGGTGTAAGATGAGCCCCATACATGTAAGTTGAAAGCATAAAAACAAGCATTGCAAAAAAATAACCAAAACCAAACTTACCTAAAAAGGCAACTGCAGTGCTTTCTTCCCCTCTCACACCTGTTGTTTTATAAATCAGATAACATCCAAAACAGCAGAAATTCTCCTTTTTTCCATCAACTGTGTACTGGAGAGGTTTTCCTGTTATAGGAATACCGCACTGAAAACATTCTTTTGCCTCATGAATAGGAACAGAGCATTCACACTCAGTGGTTATTTTTGCCATCAGACCCCCATCTTCCAAAATTTACACAGGAAATTTATACAATTTTATTATCTTTTCAAATCAGTTATCCTCTGGCAAAACAGGAACAGTTAAGATATCCTCAGAAAGTTCCCCTGTCAGAGAAAGCAAAAAGCTGTAAATATCTTCAACATCTTCATTTGTAAGTTCTTTCCCAAGCTGAACCTTACCCATAATCCATATAGCTTTTTTCAAAGACTTTACACTTCCATCATGAAAGTAGGGTGAGGTTTTAGCCACATTTCTCAGTGGAGGAACCTTAAAAACATATTTATCTTTCTCTTTTTTTGTAATGCTGTATCTACCTTCATCAATCTTTTTACTGCCTGTGTATTTCCAGTAAGGTTCGTATATTCCAAATTTCTGATACATATTTCCACCAATGAGCATTCCTGAATGACAGCTAACACACCCAAAGGATATAAATTTTTTCAATCCATTCTTTTCCTTTTCTGACAAGGCATCTAAATGTCCATTCAAAAATCTATCAAACCGTGAAGGTGTTGATAATGTCCTCTCCCATGCTCCTATAGCTTTTGCAAAGTTATCCACAGTTACAGGATTTTTCTCATCAGGAAAAGCTAATTTAAAAAGGAGTGTATATCCCTTTATTTTCTTTAGCCTTTCCTCCACCCATTTATAAGAAGGAGCTCCAAAGGAAGCCTTCCCTAAAAGTGCCCTTTTAGCCTGGTCTTCAACGTCAGCTCTGTCTCCCCTCCAGTGCTGTGCAATCTGTCCTGCAGAATTCAAAACAGTTGGAGCATTTCTGGGATTAATTTTCCCATTATTTCCTATAGATTTAGGAAGAGCATCAGCTCCATACAGAGAGACAGGATGACATTTGGCACAGGAAGTTGTTCCATCAATAGATATTCTTGTTTCATAAAAGAGTATCTTTCCCAGTCTAACTTTTTCCGGTGTTATTGGATTATCATCAGATGGGAAAATATCTGCTAAAGGCTGAAAATACTGTCTTGCCTGATTTAACAGTTTTGTGTCAGCAGAAGATACAGAAAAAATCAGCAAAAAAACTACAAAGAAATGCATAATAAATTCCCCGGAAATATTAATACATGGGGAGTATTATACTATAGAAGGATAAAGAGAAAAATAGATTATAAACCCTGGCACCGACCTACGTTCCCGACCGGTTTCCCGGCCAGTATTATCGGCGCTGGGGAGCTTAACTGCCGGGTTCG contains the following coding sequences:
- a CDS encoding cytochrome-c peroxidase, with the translated sequence MHFFVVFLLIFSVSSADTKLLNQARQYFQPLADIFPSDDNPITPEKVRLGKILFYETRISIDGTTSCAKCHPVSLYGADALPKSIGNNGKINPRNAPTVLNSAGQIAQHWRGDRADVEDQAKRALLGKASFGAPSYKWVEERLKKIKGYTLLFKLAFPDEKNPVTVDNFAKAIGAWERTLSTPSRFDRFLNGHLDALSEKEKNGLKKFISFGCVSCHSGMLIGGNMYQKFGIYEPYWKYTGSKKIDEGRYSITKKEKDKYVFKVPPLRNVAKTSPYFHDGSVKSLKKAIWIMGKVQLGKELTNEDVEDIYSFLLSLTGELSEDILTVPVLPEDN